A genomic window from Bacillus marinisedimentorum includes:
- a CDS encoding aspartyl-phosphate phosphatase Spo0E family protein, which yields MNRHKRLTTEIEELRQNLYKAASAAETYTSAEVINLSKKLDTKLNELTGYIQQSSTGQTS from the coding sequence ATGAACCGCCACAAACGGCTTACAACAGAGATAGAGGAATTACGGCAAAATCTTTATAAAGCGGCTTCGGCAGCTGAAACGTATACATCCGCGGAAGTGATCAATTTGAGTAAGAAGCTTGATACTAAACTTAATGAATTGACAGGCTATATACAGCAATCAAGCACCGGCCAGACATCATAG